From the Lathyrus oleraceus cultivar Zhongwan6 chromosome 4, CAAS_Psat_ZW6_1.0, whole genome shotgun sequence genome, one window contains:
- the LOC127073730 gene encoding PLASMODESMATA CALLOSE-BINDING PROTEIN 3, which produces MAAAAFALALLLFSFTAIPSSANWCVCKDGSDAVLQKTLDYACGAGADCNPLHQNAPCFQPNTVRAHCSYAVNSYFQKKGQAPGTCDFAGTATPVASDPSVSGCVYPSSASGAGTSTTTPSSGTTTPSMGTGTTPSTSTGTGSGMGTGTGTGTGTGTGTSTGTGTGTGTTPYNTSPGVLGGIGTGMGPSGAGGMNDDSHGGIRLLDTSFLSIPLFSIFIMFW; this is translated from the exons ATGGCTGCTGCTGCTTTTGCTCTTGCCCTACTTCTCTTCTCTTTCACCGCCATTCCTTCAA GTGCTAATTGGTGCGTTTGCAAAGATGGAAGTGACGCAGTCTTGCAGAAAACCTTGGACTATGCTTGTGGAGCTGGAGCTGACTGTAACCCTCTCCATCAAAACGCACCTTGTTTCCAACCAAACACCGTCAGAGCTCACTGCAGCTACGCTGTGAATAGCTACTTCCAGAAGAAGGGCCAAGCACCAGGAACTTGTGACTTTGCAGGAACAGCTACACCTGTTGCATCTGACCCAA GTGTTAGTGGCTGTGTCTACCCTTCAAGTGCCAG TGGTGCAGGCACTAGCACAACAACCCCATCGTCAGGCACCACTACACCCTCCATGGGAACCGGCACTACCCCTTCAACAAGCACCGGCACCGGCAGTGGTATGGGCACCGGCACAGGAACAGGCACAGGAACAGGCACAGGCACCAGCACCGGCACTGGCACGGGTACGGGTACGACTCCATACAACACATCTCCTGGAGTGTTAGGAGGTATTGGAACTGGTATGGGGCCTTCTGGAGCTGGAGGAATGAATGATGATAGTCATGGTGGGATTAGGCTTTTGGACACTAGTTTCTTATCAATCCCACTCTTTTCTATTTTCATTATGTTTTGGTAG